The nucleotide sequence taaatcctttgattcaaaggcgCCCTACGACAAAAGCTTTTCTGCATCTCCTCAGAAACAGTGCTCCCACCAAGCCTGTCTCTCTACCGACAGAAAGATGGACGCCAAGGACAATCCAAGAACGGGTCCATTGCTAATtggtgcgagagagagagagagagagagaggtaaaGTAACCATCAGTTTCACACGCATTACACACACAACACAAACACATCATTCTGCCAATTACAAGCAGTACCAAAATGCCAGTGACCTTCCAATTTCTCATCCTGCAGCAATCACAACTGAAGAAGACAACGAGTATACATGAAATGGAACAGACAACGAGTATACATGAAATGGAACTTGTGTGACAATAATAATTGTACTAGCGTTGTGCTGGTCCTTTGTGCTGACGTTGCTGACTGGTAGAGTTGTATTTACTCTCTTGCTGGTGAGATCACCATGGAAGGTGGTGGGGATCAGATGAACGAACTCCTGACTCCATAGCACATGGCAGAGGTGATAaatcagaaaaaataaaaaagatacatcagggaaaaaaataagGTTGATTGATTGCATCCTGACGAGAATAAATGATGTTTTGCAGGACAATTGTACTTCATATTGAAGAATCTCAAATGCATAGTTCAGCATCAGCCGAAAGTTTGTACTGTTGTAGTTAACTGGTGAGTTGTGATTTTACCTTAGCTAGGAAAAATAACAATTGCAAATGGATCGGCAGAAGTGCTTCCAAACGACTGGCAGAAATGGATGGCCTCTCGTTTGTGCCTGAATTTTGGACGACATGGCCGATGTAGCTGATGCTGCCTTTGCAGTATCTGATACGAAAATGAGAGGACAATTGTGGAACATGTGTGCCGAAAAACAAATTGTTAGATGCTCCATGATGAGATGAGCAGAAATgtcccccgcaaaaaaaaaagaaaaagaaaagaaaaaaaaagatgagcaGAAATGTCACAGCAATAATAGTAGATCCAAGTCATCCAACTGCCTGCCTGTTGGCTACTACTCCAGTAGATCCACCGACAAGTAATAAGAGACTGAAATTTAACGATGATCATGTCAATCATCCATCATAGGGGTGTGTACAAATGTTGGGTGCCTAACggcagaggccggagatgtgaaacattttcattatctaaagTAGGAATATATACAAATTGATAATTTTATCAGAACAAATTGTGTATTAACGATTTACAAATGAACAGCACACATCTCAGTATTTTTTGGATCCAAAGAACATTGCTGGAACTCTATATGGACTGGGTACAAATGAACGAATTCTATCTACTCTTTCAGCTTATTCCTGTTGGATCACTCCGGTTTTGTGCCCTGAATCTGGATTGCAGAACAAATTCTCCTTTGCATATCTGTACGGACAAGTAACTTGTCCAAAATGAAGTAAAATTCCATGGCATGTTTGGAACTCTCAGAACTTGATTACCAGTGTGTGTACGAAGAGAGGCATGCTTTCTATGTTTTGACAAAAGCCTGAGAGTGATCAGTCTATCTGTTCTCCAATTAGATCGAGGCCAACAAAAAGGAATGATACCCCCTGAAAGAGAAGGAAATAGAAGTGAATTCCTTGAGCAGACAAGAGGCTCCGAGttgcggcggtgaggaggagaagagagagagcaagctcCTTCTTGTAGACTTTGTTAGCCTTTTTTGCACCAAGCGGCGCCTTTTCTTGGCGTTCTTTCTGCATTTTGAGCTCAATCAATTCACTTTCAGATATTTGCTTCTGCAGCCGAGGAAGGGTAAGATCCTTTGTATCCCTCTCCGCTGCTGTTGAAAGATCTGATTCTGATGATCGACCAGACTTCTTTGTGACAATCCATTCGTAGGAGCTTCCAAGTTTAAACAGTCCAGACACCATTGCGTTGAATTTTGTCACTGACATGGTGTTCTCGAAAAGGAGGTATGGCACAATGAAAGGAAATGatcttggtgatggcagaatgTTCAGGAAGGACATGCAAACTGGCACATAACAGATGACCCAAACAGGCAGCTCAGCCTCAGGAACAAACATGGTCAGCGGAAGAATGACACAAAACAATGTGAATGAATAGAACGGAAGAATCAATTTCCTCAAAAGAAAGAATAATAGTATTAAGTTCGCCTTCTTCCATGATGAGATCTGTGGTGAAACATTAGCAGTATTTATCAAAAAAGAACTTTAATTACCGGCACATGTATAAGATTCTAGCTAATGGAATTGCATACCTTGGCAGTAAGTATGTCCGGAAGGCACAGCCGGAAAAGGTGCATTGGACCAGAATGCCACCGGTGTTGCTGTTTCCTATATGCTTCATAGGATTCTGGGAGTTCACACAGGACCTGATTGATAGTACCAAGTAAAAATCAAGTTCTGTGTATATATGAGATTGACCCTTAGTCCAAAATGCAGCAGCTAACACAAACACATAATGTACCTTTACATCATTGAGGAAGATAAATTTCCATCCATTCAGGTGTGCTCGAACAGCAATATCCATATCCTCCACCGTCGTCCTCTCAAGCCAACCCCCGGATTCTTCTAGAGCTTGGATCCTCCAAACTCCAGCAGTTCCATTGAAACCAAAGAAGTTCAAGAAGACTCCATTGACCTGTTGCTCTACTTCAAAGTGGAAGCACAGGTTGATATTCTGAAGACGGGTCAAGAGGTTCTCATCCTTGTTCACAAAGCTCCATCGTGCTTGAACCAATCCAAGCTCAGGATTCCCCTGCGTGAATTTGCAACGGTGACTTAGCATCGAATTGGTGTTCGGTATCAAGACTGCAGTATCTCCAGGAATATGTTACCTCAAAATGTGGTATCGTTTTCTTGAGAAAATCTGGTGTTGGCTGGAAGTCCGCGTCGAAAATGGCGACAAATTCATAATCTTTGACATAGTCACAGCTCATTGCAGACTTGAGGTTCCCAGCTTTATAACCGGTCCTCAGCACCCGATGCCGATACACAATGTTCACACCCTGATGGCTCCACTTGGAAACTTCTGCCTTGATCAGCAGCTGAATGCTCTCGTCGCTGGAATCGTCGAGCACCTGAATCAGAAACTTCTCCCTGGGCCAATCTAGCTGGCAAGCCGCCGAAATCGACTGCTCATAGACCTGTCTCATAGTAAGCACACACAATGAATGAACATAACACACTACAAAACTACAGAGTATACAAAATTCCGATGAGAATTCAGCTAAATTATACCTCCTTTTCATTGCACATAGGAATCTGGACGAGCACCATGGGGTGCTGATACCCTGATCCTTCCCTGAACGGGTCCCCTTCAATCCTCGGCTTGATCTTCCTCAGCTTGATCCAGAAGCAACCCAAGCAAAGGACGAGACGGTCCATGGATT is from Oryza sativa Japonica Group chromosome 9, ASM3414082v1 and encodes:
- the LOC4347118 gene encoding probable xyloglucan glycosyltransferase 2, with amino-acid sequence MAPPGVGVGVAYLWGKGRGGRKGTPVVVTMESPNYSVVEVDGPDAEAELRTAAVAMDKGGGRGRSRSRTARQLTWVLLLRARRAAGRLASFAAAAARRFRRSPADAADELGRGRGRLMYGFIRGFLALSLLALAVELAAYWNGWRLRRPELHVPEAVEIEGWAHSAYISWMSFRADYIRRPIEFLSKACILLFVIQSMDRLVLCLGCFWIKLRKIKPRIEGDPFREGSGYQHPMVLVQIPMCNEKEVYEQSISAACQLDWPREKFLIQVLDDSSDESIQLLIKAEVSKWSHQGVNIVYRHRVLRTGYKAGNLKSAMSCDYVKDYEFVAIFDADFQPTPDFLKKTIPHFEGNPELGLVQARWSFVNKDENLLTRLQNINLCFHFEVEQQVNGVFLNFFGFNGTAGVWRIQALEESGGWLERTTVEDMDIAVRAHLNGWKFIFLNDVKVLCELPESYEAYRKQQHRWHSGPMHLFRLCLPDILTAKISSWKKANLILLFFLLRKLILPFYSFTLFCVILPLTMFVPEAELPVWVICYVPVCMSFLNILPSPRSFPFIVPYLLFENTMSVTKFNAMVSGLFKLGSSYEWIVTKKSGRSSESDLSTAAERDTKDLTLPRLQKQISESELIELKMQKERQEKAPLGAKKANKVYKKELALSLLLLTAATRSLLSAQGIHFYFLLFQGVSFLFVGLDLIGEQID